Proteins encoded by one window of Labrus bergylta chromosome 2, fLabBer1.1, whole genome shotgun sequence:
- the LOC136183125 gene encoding aggrecan core protein-like, with the protein MILNIKHILWIYCVCEAATATALNTLSIIKPVTGSLSGKVNLPCFFSTIPTSAPVISPNGTAIYSRDYLRIKWTKIEGGVESTVLVAQNGVIKIGSMYRNRVSVPSHPEDVGDASLTMVKLRASDAGTYRCEVMYGIEDTQDTVNLDVNGVVFHYRASTSRYTLDYHKAIQTCRNIGATIATYEQLKAAYEDGFDQCDAGWIADQTVRYPITKPRKGCFGNLKTKPGVRTYGTRKPTDTYDVYCYADKLDGEVFYAPVTRKMTFEEASEECKKRKAVLASPGQLHAAWRLGLDKCDYGWLSDGSARHPVAVPRLQCGGGLIGVRTMYRYRNQTGFPEPTKKLGAYCFQGRRWVFNQTSFVDVSVEETTTTTISPTTSIPLLESTTTTLSLTSDTVTEAEESPDSPVPSMFSTSMSPPRPTPAGQKEELITTVAPTIKEEDDADDVTVPPDFDINDFVSENVTDKEFVPYRGDTFTTPRSTTESSDTTDSVSKPMEEPDDHSLIEIKTIQPDVPKPDESLITEPMFAEGKTEETIPDFGITLAMDSDLTNTPTDSTDLTSEEALSSSETTPSTTGLHSTTSFPDYDNSIEEIDIDHALEGLPPVQPSTQVFSPGPSDSAGVFEETAIPSAIPSTIPTDTTFMCNTGSEVEISTTEPPESTSSTGVHVFDESEVPEHGSDNATEDTTKAEIDTEFFTSAPVVSAVRTTASQTVGPGERLTSGLPMQNVSGKT; encoded by the exons aTGAttctaaatataaaacatatccTGTGGATTTACTGTGTCTGTGAAGCTGCGACTGCAACAG CCCTCAATACATTATCAATAATAAAACCAGTCACTGGGTCGCTTTCAGGGAAGGTGAACCTTCCCTGCTTCTTCTCCACCATCCCAACCTCAGCACCAGTCATCAGTCCCAATGGAACAGCCATTTATAGCAGAGATTACTTGCGTATCAAATGGACCAAAATAGAAGGAGGAGTAGAATCCACAGTGCTGGTGGCTCAAAATGGGGTGATCAAAATAGGCTCCATGTACAGGAATCGTGTATCAGTGCCCAGTCACCCCGAGGATGTAGGCGATGCCTCACTGACAATGGTCAAGCTGCGTGCCAGTGATGCAGGTACTTATCGCTGTGAGGTCATGTACGGCATCGAGGACACCCAGGATACAGTTAACCTTGATGTCAATG GTGTGGTTTTTCACTACCGGGCAAGCACCAGCAGGTACACTCTGGACTACCATAAGGCGATTCAAACTTGTCGGAATATTGGAGCAACCATTGCTACTTATGAACAACTGAAAGCAGCCTACGAGGATGGCTTTGATCAATGTGATGCTGGCTGGATTGCAGACCAGACAGTGAG ATACCCAATTACAAAGCCAAGGAAGGGTTGCTTTGGTAACCTGAAGACAAAACCTGGTGTTAGGACGTATGGTACCAGGAAGCCCACGGACACCTATGACGTTTACTGTTATGCAGACAAACTTGATG GTGAAGTGTTCTATGCTCCTGTGACCCGTAAGATGACCTTTGAGGAGGCCAGTGAAGAGTGTAAGAAGAGGAAGGCTGTCCTGGCAAGTCCTGGTCAGCTCCATGCTGCTTGGCGACTTGGTCTGGACAAGTGTGACTATGGCTGGCTTTCTGATGGAAGTGCACGGCATCCTGTTGCAGTACCCCGACTGCAGTGTGGTGGAGGCCTGATAGGTGTCAGGACCATGTACCGTTACAGAAACCAGACCGGCTTCCCAGAACCAACTAAGAAGCTTGGAGCTTACTGTTTTCAAG gAAGGAGATGGGTGTTCAACCAGACTTCTTTTGTTGACGTGTCTGTGGAAgaaaccaccaccaccaccatcagcCCCACTACCTCCATCCCATTACTAGAGAGCACTACCACTACACTAAGCCTAACATCTGATACTGTAACAGAGGCAGAAGAGTCTCCAGACTCTCCAGTTCCATCTATGTTCTCTACTAGTATGTCTCCACCACGCCCCACACCAGCAGGCCAAAAAGAAGAGTTAATAACCACAGTTGCTCCCACCAtcaaagaggaagatgatgctgatgatgtcacagttcCACCAGACTTTGACATTAATGACTTTGTAAGCGAAAATGTAACTGATAAAGAATTTGTTCCCTATCGTGGTGACACATTCACAACACCCCGAAGCACAACAGAAAGCAGTGATACCACAGATTCTGTTTCCAAGCCCATGGAGGAGCCAGACGATCACTCTTTAATTGAGATAAAAACTATCCAACCTGATGTCCCAAAACCAGATGAGTCTCTAATCACAGAGCCAATGTTTGCTGAGGGAAAGACTGAAGAAACTATTCCTGATTTTGGGATTACCTTAGCAATGGACTCTGAcctcaccaacacaccaacagaTTCAACTGACCTGACCAGCGAAGAAGCATTAAGCTCCTCAGAAACCACACCCTCAACCACTGGGCTTCATTCAACAACATCGTTCCCAGACTACGATAACAGCATTGAGGAGATTGACATTGATCATGCTCTGGAGGGTCTGCCACCTGTTCAGCCGTCCACACAGGTCTTCTCACCCGGCCCCTCAGATAGCGCTGGTGTTTTTGAGGAAACAGCAATCCCCTCAGCAATCCCCTCAACAATTCCCACTGACACAACCTTCATGTGCAACACCGGCAGTGAGGTGGAGATAAGCACCACGGAACCGCCAGAGAGTACATCATCAACAGGTGTACACGTCTTTGATGAGTCTGAAGTACCAGAGCACGGCAGTGACAATGCGACAGAGGACACCACCAAAGCAGAGATTGATACAGAGTTCTTTACATCGGCTCCAGTGGTTTCAGCTGTCAGGACCACGGCTTCACAGACAGTGGGCCCTGGTGAACGATTGACCTCTGGCTTGCCAATGCAGAATGTATCAGGTAAGACATAA